Proteins co-encoded in one Streptomyces sp. NBC_01283 genomic window:
- a CDS encoding arsenate reductase family protein gives MEIWINPACSKCRSALTLLDAEGADYTVRRYLDDVPTADEIHAVLERLGLEPWDITRTQEDAAKELNLKDREAWPRDASGRDRWITALAEHPKLIQRPIITADDGTAVVGRTEEAVRDAMSR, from the coding sequence ATGGAGATCTGGATCAATCCCGCCTGTTCGAAGTGCCGCAGCGCACTCACCCTGCTCGACGCGGAGGGCGCCGACTACACCGTCCGCCGCTACCTCGACGACGTCCCCACCGCGGACGAGATCCACGCCGTCCTGGAGCGGCTCGGCCTGGAGCCGTGGGACATCACGCGCACCCAGGAGGACGCCGCCAAGGAGCTGAACCTGAAGGACCGCGAGGCCTGGCCGCGCGACGCCTCGGGACGCGACCGCTGGATCACGGCGCTCGCCGAGCACCCCAAGCTCATCCAGCGGCCCATCATCACCGCCGACGACGGCACCGCGGTGGTGGGACGCACGGAGGAGGCGGTACGGGACGCGATGTCCCGGTAG